The window CTGTCATGCATGGCGTTCACCGAGCCGTTGGAGGCCGAGGTGGTGGTGACCGCCCAGAGCACGCTGGCGGTGGTGCCGAAGCGGCTTTCCTTGCCTTCCAGCGGAGCAACCTGCTCCACCGGCAGCGCGCTGAGCGCCGGGTTGGGCTGGTACTCGGCCCACAGCGACACCCCCAGGCTCAGGGTGAACAGCACCAGCATGCAGGCGAGGATGGCGCGGCTCTGGCGCAGGTCCTTCACGTAGTGGCCGAAGGTGAACACCAGCGCCGCCGGGATCAGGATGATCGAGGCGACCTCGAACAGGTTGCTCCAGATGGTCGGGTTCTCGAACGGGTGCGCCGAGTTCACGCCGAAAAAGCCGCCGCCGTTGGTGCCCAGCTGCTTGATGGCGATCTGGCTGGCCGCCGGGCCCAGAGGGATGGACTGGTCGCTGCCCTGCAGGGTCAGGGCGTGGGCGTAATCCAGGAAAGTCTGCGGCACGCCCTGCCAGACCAGCAGCAGCGCCAGCAGCAGGCACAGCGGGATCAGCCCGTAGAGGGTGGCGCGGGTGAGGTCGACCCAGAAGTTGCCCAGGTTGTTCGTCGACTTGCGCGCGATGCCACGGGCCAACGCCACCAGCACGGCCAGACCGACGGCGGCGCTGACGAAGTTCTGCACGGTCAGGCCGAGCATCTGGCTCAGGTAGCTGAGCGACGCTTCGCCGCTGTAGGCCTGCCAGTTGGTGTTGGTAACGAAGCTCACGGCGGTGTTGAACGCCAGGGTCCACTCCAGGCCCGGCAGGTGCTGCGGATTGAGCGGCAGCGTGCCCTGCAGCATGAGGATGGCGAATAGCAGCGCCAGCCCGGCCAGGTTGAACGCCAGCAGCGCGACGGTGTAGCTCTTCCAGTCCTGCTCGTCCTCGGGATGGATGCCGCAAGCGCGATAAATAGCCCGCTCCACCGGCAGGAAGACGGGGCTCAGGAAGGTACGCTGCCCTTCCATCACCGTGTAGTAGAAACGCCCGAGGAAGGGTGCCGGCACCAGCACCAGCGCCAGG of the Pseudomonas sp. PSE14 genome contains:
- the kdpA gene encoding potassium-transporting ATPase subunit KdpA; this translates as MNSHDILLIVAFLALVLVPAPFLGRFYYTVMEGQRTFLSPVFLPVERAIYRACGIHPEDEQDWKSYTVALLAFNLAGLALLFAILMLQGTLPLNPQHLPGLEWTLAFNTAVSFVTNTNWQAYSGEASLSYLSQMLGLTVQNFVSAAVGLAVLVALARGIARKSTNNLGNFWVDLTRATLYGLIPLCLLLALLLVWQGVPQTFLDYAHALTLQGSDQSIPLGPAASQIAIKQLGTNGGGFFGVNSAHPFENPTIWSNLFEVASIILIPAALVFTFGHYVKDLRQSRAILACMLVLFTLSLGVSLWAEYQPNPALSALPVEQVAPLEGKESRFGTTASVLWAVTTTSASNGSVNAMHDSLNPLSGMMAMINMMLGEVIFGGVGAGLYGMLLFVLIAVFLAGLMVGRTPEYLGKKLEAREVRLLVATLLVMPVGVLVLGAIAASLPGPAAAVTNPGPHGFSQLLYAYTSGTANNGSAFAGFGANTPFHNLMIALAMLIGRFGYILPVLAIAGSLAAKKATPVGPNSFPTHGLLFVSLLTATILLVGGLNFLPTLVLGPVADHLTLGF